The Lepeophtheirus salmonis chromosome 3, UVic_Lsal_1.4, whole genome shotgun sequence genomic interval TATAAATTActgcaaaatgaaatatttgcttATATGCTTATTCCTTCTATTCTCTGCCCTTTCTTTAAGTGCTGGGCACCCTGGCTATGGATCCGGTCGTGGAGGAGGAGGATCCTCTGGTGGTGGTGGGGACGGATGCCGCCTTGTTACTAAAACCGTGAATGATGTAGGCTATGAAGAGGTCAATGAACAAGTTTGCAAAACTGTGAGCGagtaagttttataaatatataattcgtTGTTCTTCAGTTCTGCAATAATTTTCGATTGCTTCTTTTTAAAGGCGTGTTTGTAATACTCGTTATGTAGACGACTGTCAAAACTACCAAGACCAGGTCTGCCAAACCGTTCAAAAGAGAGTTTGCAACAACAAACAGGAGAGAAAGTGTAGCAAGGTCTACAAAACAGTTAATGAGCCTTACACAGAGGATGTCTGCAAGGATGAATATGTGAAAAAGTGCGAAAAGGCCTGGCAAGTCACTGGAAATGGTGAGAAGGTATGGGCCAATGATCCTTCCACTTGTATCAAAGTAAAGAAAACCAAATGCTCTCCCGTGACCAAAAATAGACAACGTAAAGTCCCTGATCAACAATGCCAAACTGTTACTGTCCCTGATTGCCGTAATGTTCCACAACAAGAATGCAAATCTGTTACAAAACAACGATGCAACAAGAAACCAGTGGAGGATTGCAATAACGTACCTAagcaaaaatgtcaaaatgtcCACAAAAAAGTTCCTAAGCAGGTCACAAAACAGATTCAAGTGAGAGAGTGCGGAGGACAAGGAGGTTCTGGCACTGGAGCAGGTCGTGGAGGTGGCTATGGAGGTGGAAGCCGTGGAAATAATGGTGGTGGAACCCGTGGAGGACATGGTGGTGGAAACAGTGGTGGTTATGGCGGATTTTTGATTTAAGGATTTTACTTTAAAGGCCaaagatttacaatttttaaaaattatagttgttGTATAAACTGtgatatcataattaattaattatcaatgacaggaaacaaattattaaaacaaattatatgttatctcattaatttaaaatctaaatacgaatcaaaaataaaaacttttaaaagttgTCATACAAttcacttaaaattaaaatctaaaaatatataatttgagaaaCTTAAAACTTCCAGAATTATccaaactaaataataattaaatcgtCATTCCCAGAGTATTTAGAGACACTTCCAAAGGCATcaagtatttattcaatttatttgtatactaTACTGAAATCTGCACAATAGGATAAGAGTggattttgtgaaatatttcagttcaatgtagaaaataattttttttattcactaccTTGATATAGAGATGGAAGTCAGCAAAACGTTATGTAATGATCTCCAAGAGAGATCTTTCTCAGAGATGGCCAATACTTGATTTGGAAGCTAAATTTAGATGAGGAGTAGAGTTagactttttttggaaatacgtCCCAAGAAGTAATTGTGACATTTGAGATCAAAGAAGGATGGATCCCATAATGGTACTGTATAGAAGAATCATCTTCCACACACTGCTCCTTAATTGAATTTCTTGAGTTCTTTTTGCCCGTAGGTCTACTCTGCTTTGTCTTCTACTCTAAGAAAGTTATTTCATTCAGTTGTGTCCTTGATGCATATAATGTAGAAAAGTATGATCTATATGCATgattatataacctggacacttTAAGCCTCACCCCTGATTagggatttatttattatttgtaagtcCATTTCGTGATTGCCCAACAAGTGGAAGATTACTCTAGACTTTAAGgataatgtgcttctctttttcgttagtttttttctgaaaagcaTATTCTCTTCTTATGTTGCATATAAAAAGTGATTGGGAACTATTAAGTGATTATttgtattgtaaattataagtgaCTTATTAGCTTTAGTAGATTTCTATTGGAATATTTGAATGTCTTCTTCATTCCCAAAAGTATTGACTCATGAATCATCTTCTAAATAGCTCAATTGCTTCTtagcatattggaatattactctctAAAGATCTAggacttttacaaaataaataaatactcaatGTATGCTATACGAGCTAATAATAAGTTGTTTGattgaagataataattaaaaattatcaaaataacatttgattGTTTGAGATAATTAGAACATCAATGATATagttctaaatttaaattccatttatataaggttttttttatcttattgattcattcagttttattttggacatgcaTATGCTAtttcgtaataaataattattgtcagACGAATAAGGATTTCAAAAACCTTCctattattagtaaaataacTACTAAACGCGTTCGTTCTTCAAAAATGGATGAAGtgaagtttatttaaataaagcaatGTTTCACAATGTTGATGATCCCTGTACAAAGATATTATatccagtaaaaaaatatagtaaggATAATTCTGACTTATTTTTCGTCTGGGTTAATGTGCTCTTTACTAtttctatctaaaaaaatattttgcaattataGACGCTCATTTTCAAAcatagacataaataaataaaaaatcaattgaagttattaataatatcgACATGAATTCAATGTTTGGAAGTTTATCAGTTCATGCTTTAGATACATTAGATAGAATGGATAATCATTATCCCAACatgattcatttaatttaagtaaaatatctcTCTTTCCGACTCTCTTGGACACAACATACAGTTATAAAAGATGTCAATTCATTGAATAGATCACGAATATTTCAgaatgtgtaattttttgtagtttttatgatattttatttaaataaaattaataatcatgataataaagataataattaactaagatatattattgataaatatttcataatatattgtttGGTTGATAGTTTCAGTTccattttagttaatttattaaacatgtCTATTGATCGCACTTTCTCAACTCAATCTTGCGTTATTCATTCATATAAGTACTAAAATATCAGTTAAAATACACCTAGAGTGTAgatgataattgataataatgttCTTCTTGACTAAATACACACAAATCCTTTGATGGCCCAATCACTTTTAACTGAATACTCCTTCATTTGAATATATCAGCATCCTGTACCGTAGTCGAGTCCAAATATTTCTGAGTTCCTGTTATATTTACGATCCAAGACAACTCAAAGTCCCCATACCTCCTCATGTTATTTTGTCCGAAATGAGTCTGATTCATCATTTTTCTAAGTCTATGATACAATGACCCGAGTACCACAGCTCTGGTACTATCCAACTTCATagcaaattatgaatatatggaTATGATATCTTTCACCTTccacacaaaaatatatcacatcATTTTTGTACAGTCGCTTAGAGATACTTAGATGGCCATAGCACATACTTTTCCTGTGTCCAAGTCCCCATACCTATGAGTCCAAGTCCTAATGCCTCTGAGGCATCCTACACCGATAAGTTAATAGTCATCATGCTCcgagacaataaaaaaatgaattgagtgACGCATTGAGAGATGAAGACGGTATCTCTCATTGAACAAATACGTTCTTAAACTAAGATAGTTATAACTCATAGCATCAATGGAATGACTACGTAATTGTCCTTCATCATTACAACAAATGACTGATCATTtagtcttttatttattgacataaGACATTTAACCATGGGACGAAAGTATTATCCACCGCTTTGACACGTTGAGACAACGATGATGAACACGGCTCAATTCCCTTCAATTATGGATCCATTATATCAGTGAtcaaaacaaagagaaaaatacaaggatgcagaaaatttttataagtaaactgtaacaactaaaataataaataaatagtataagaATCAACAGATGACCTTCTTCTAGACCCCTGTTTGTGAACAgctgaaatttatttcaagatatttCCCGACTTGTcccctctatatatttatttctctatggttataactaataaatatattatagttggGAGTGTTAAGCCATACCCCTGtatgaaaagtaaaatttaatatgtcatCGGCCATATGGTGGAAGAATGAAATATGTTGACTCATGAGTTCATAGTTCTTCTTATGTACAATcccgatgttgatccttaaaAATGGGCAAAATATATTGGATTCGAATTATTCTTTGATCTTCCAATTTTGCTACACATTATTACGTAGTTAATAATGATAACCATGCActcaataaaacattaaaatcaaaaaaaaaaaaaaaaaaaaaaaaaaactgcaggAGACAATAATCTACTTTAGGCCTGACTTTGtagaaaggaaaataataaaagaagaacttTTCTGTTCTCACTTTAAATGTTCTTATTTTGTTTAACATACATCAGCGAACAAGCactttttatggttaaaaataaacaaatagttaACCGTCTTGTCACTGACCTTCATAAATTTGTTTactcaataaatgaaaaattctaCCAGTTCAAAATATTGTCCCATTGCTACATACTGTGAAGCTCTTTGTGtacaaaaatgtgtttattatacatacacataAGTAGAATATTTACttcttaatataataattgacaCCAACTAAATCTTTCATACCAGATTAGTTATTACCATCTTGTCAAGTTGTATGATGGATATAGTTTGCATATTGTCTAATTCTAAGTGAGCTAGTTTGtcgaaaaaaacagaaaaaataccaatatttaGTTAAGTTTTTATATGgaatttgaattgaaataaaacagCCTAaactcactaataaaaaaaatcaaattcaattttgttgttgttaatttttctcctccttatcagtgttctaaacAGGTTGACTGGTTGAATTCGAGTAATACCGTGTTAAGCTGTAAACGTCAATTAgtaacaatgattaaataataattcataggAAAATAGGCTAATGGCAGATAGATTTTGGGCCTTCTTTCTGTTCTTTATTTGAGGAGagatttctatataaaaaacaaagccCGCTTAATATATATAGCCAGATCATAACCAAGAATGAAGTCAATAATGATCCTATATCTAATCTGAATCCAGGAAAGATTTACACTTATATTTAAGGTAGTAAATCCTTGAAATTATTTAGAAAGTGTGTTTTCTGTTGTTGTCAACATGAACActgtttcattattttctaaagctgttatcaatattctttcattattgaagagagaacatctaagaatATAGTGTAACCATTATGTTAttaaggaatgaaaaaatatgaaaaaaacactgttcatcTTGCCAACTAAAGAATTTTATACTCAACATATTCTGTACAACTCATACTCACCATTGACGTCATgatataatgaatttttgtataataaaatagaataatataacttttagtagaaattatatatcaataaccCTTCGTGAGTAAACTGGGACTTTCTGTACCCCAAATGTTATAACATTTcttcaaatctgtttaaaatagattttatagcCATAACTTTTTAATGTGGTCCTGAAAcatctttaagaataaatgcaactttttgctgttgtaaaaatgcattttgttagatttattcgtaaaattttatgtacgctttaattttttctttagattttcttattttctttacttcaaTCTAAGTTATACACATTGCTACAAATGCAATGTATGTTGTTATTCTATAGATCACACTGAATCTCACTAAAAGGaatgattctttttttggttcataaaatttgttaaaagtaattaacatttcaatccatttttttttaaattgaaataataatgttttcacTATAATAATTACGAAATTTGTCTCATTGATACCCTTAACCAATATTGTAaagattaacttaaaaaaaattgtatttctatcatttttcaaCTTCAGTAAACTAactaaggaaaaaataagaatataaactaTTGAAGGGTTAAATTAATGTTTCTCCATCTTAGAAATAtgattaaagataaaaataatgagatgaacgtgttttcaaaagaaatagttTTGATATTGCATAATTGAAAGAACTCTAGGGAAAAAGTTAATACTCAGAAGAGGAAGAGCATATTTTTCccttctctttgctgattggcttaaaattgttaGCTGCCATAAGGTCTATTTTAGAGGTCTTGAAAgcaatttatgtattaaattgtgggcttaatgtaattatttatcataattggccaatatttattaattacaatacatTGTTCATAATGGAAACGTGTAGTgcagtgtattgtaataatagatcTACTTCGAGTAAAAAGTTTCCAGGCTTATCTCTacgaaaatgtataattttccaaaagacatcaaTCGAAGGAAGTTGTAAATCAATACCATCAAATATgcgtaaaaaaattgtaattgaattCGTTCATAAAGataatacaacaaaatattaacaactattttataaaatttaatcattttaaattatgaatcatAAGAGAATAACAACTATATATAAGTCGGTGGAATAGCCATGAATGAAGACCTTATTTGTTTCacttacatttttattgttgttgtagattttttgtctGTCCGCTTTTTCCCATTAAGTCCTATAGCATAATCTAATAGTACTtggaataaattaaagttaattaaaggtacaaaagaaaaatataatgatttggaaataaagtttttatattatattcaagaaTGATGAATGAAAGGCTCTTTGttcaaaaagttgtaaaatcATGGTCAAAATTTTACTAAAGgcttgtaaaatatattagttttttgaaaaagatgaaaataattgacttatttattcttatatatgtaggtatggcATTAGTCTTAAAAATTTGGAAGATATAAATTAGATAACATACAAAGAATGACGTAATATCCTAAGGTGCAACAGACAAATACGATACACCTTGAGTTTTGATGCACTTTGTGGGAGAGGGATTTTGAAGGTTGTATATATGTTAGTAGTATGGCTTGGTTTGCCAGTATGATGGACCACCCCGCTTCAAATTTAATTGGCcatatttgttcatatattttagGTACACCATGCGTTATATTTAAGTTGACACTCAAAGAAATGTTCACAACTCGAGTTTTGATAGGAATTTTTTACAGAGGTGATGCTGCGTTATATTCTAATCATCATTTGTACATGTACTTATAAATAAGGTATATGTTTTCAAAGACGAAAAAGGAACCCAAAACAATTATTGTGTTGGAATTGCTAGTGCGTCAGAAGGACCCAACCGAGATTGCCAATGATCTCAAGATCACCCCAACGGCCATGTGTGTCATTAAAAAGGGATTTGAAATCCCAGAAAAAGTTACCATAAAGCCTTAGTAAGATTGGAAACAAGCAATCAGAAAAAAAGGCTAATTTATGCCTGTCAAAAACTGTCTtactttaaatccattaaattgATTAGTAGTATGGCCAAGATGGATCATTAAAGATGACTTGGGGGCCAGATCATAGGCTTGgatgaagaaataatacaaCGGCTACAAAGGAGGAGAGGTTGTATAGAGCCcagactcttttgaatgtgtcCAAGCATATGTCACTAACACCGTCACCTTAACTATGTGTCCacgtattttatttattttaattaattaatcacagAATGCTAAATATCTGACAATCTGGGAAATATACAATAAGAcaagtaaagttattttttcaataaattctgTATTCTGCTCCAGAAGTACTTGATGGTGACCGGAAGATTCAGGCCAAGAATTTACGCCCTTTGAACTATTGACCTGTGAAGTTTGGCACTTGAAAATTTTGCCTTCATATATACTCTTTAGCATAAAATAATCTTCCTTCTTATTTCTTTGGTCTTAAAATGGGTCTTCCTTCCCTTAAGGTCCttcgtaaataatttttatttacatggaataatttgaaatgacggaatttatttttgatattttcaattttaaatatattaaaattaaattaaatgcacTTATTTTATGCTAATGAATACTTCAAGTAGAGGTAGACCCATTTTGAACCTTAAATGAAAggtgataatatatatttttgtcataatataCCTTGTGGGCCATTGAAATCTTAACACacactaattcaataattaatgaaggttgagtgattgaaattaattcatatttaataaacaattagttacaaaacaaaacgaaCCTGAGTTCTCTAGCATAggtacaagtccagaaaatgacaattgaacgtgatcgaAGAATTTCCAATTGCTCACTCCTTTACGCTGgccgtctccaggaccaccgtctactaCGTTAGCAAGTCGGAAACGTTGAAGAGcaagaagggctctatcaaaaaggccaaacttgtCCTGAGAAATTAAAGGAAATTGCTCGAGCTAATCCTCTCATGGTCAGGAGGGGCATTGGAAAATATCTCTgggtttcacactagactgttcagagagctatcaaaaaagttatttgaaatagCCTTGTGAGGGCTAGAAGAGCATTTTTGACACTAGGACGAAAGCAACCCCTCTCATGCattccaaaaacattttaagaggagttttgaactcttttttgacccCCTCGACATACACCTATTGCGTGCATGTCGAGGGGcaggcctgcagtgtccttcatccgaACACCGATACCCTCAAAGCTGCAGTCTGCCAGTAGTGCCAGCCATGGCAGAGGTCTACATCTGAAGCGGGCTCCAGTCCTTCCACTGTTTTGAAACAATCATTGTAGCTAAGGGCAGCTACAATAATTATTAcgagagctcaaacacacatctatttattctattaattttgttgaaattctattgttaattaataaattatatctcggtgaagtttaaaatttaaaatgttcagATCTTAATGGACCACAGGGTCAAATAAATTTTCACTCCCTTCAATCGTCATGAACCTTTTATGGAATGAAGTAGAAATTTTTCGAAACctaaaaaaagtgaattcaaATTCATCAACTTATATCCAGCTTGGGTGAAGAAATAGGATTTTCAACGTCGTTATCGCGTAGAATTATCTGTGAAGATATGAAGACGATTCCCTACAAGTCAAGGCACAGTTAAAACACCAATGCAAGTACCACAGTGAATAAAGTCGATAGTTGTCAAGAATTGTTAGAAGTCTGTACGCCTATGACGAAAATTGTTTTCAACGATGAAAAAAAGGGATTTCAACGATAAATTAAATAGACAAAACGATAGGATTTGGTCCACGTTCAATGTTTTGTCCTTGAACGATAAAACCAAACCTGTTCTTACCAACAGCCGGTCTCTTACTAGAGTTTCGacttttaataaaactaaatttagatgtt includes:
- the LOC121114171 gene encoding uncharacterized protein, translating into MKYLLICLFLLFSALSLSAGHPGYGSGRGGGGSSGGGGDGCRLVTKTVNDVGYEEVNEQVCKTVSERVCNTRYVDDCQNYQDQVCQTVQKRVCNNKQERKCSKVYKTVNEPYTEDVCKDEYVKKCEKAWQVTGNGEKVWANDPSTCIKVKKTKCSPVTKNRQRKVPDQQCQTVTVPDCRNVPQQECKSVTKQRCNKKPVEDCNNVPKQKCQNVHKKVPKQVTKQIQVRECGGQGGSGTGAGRGGGYGGGSRGNNGGGTRGGHGGGNSGGYGGFLI